Within the Oncorhynchus clarkii lewisi isolate Uvic-CL-2024 chromosome 2, UVic_Ocla_1.0, whole genome shotgun sequence genome, the region GTCTAACAATAAACAAAGGTCATTTAATTGCCATGAGTAAAACACTTAATGGCCTACATGCAAATCTGCATGCATTTTAATTGGCATTCCAAGTTTTGTAAGCTACCATTAAACATAAAGATTATCAGCCCTATGCTTCTACAATTTAGCTGAACAAATACTGTTAAACCATTGTCTATTGTCTATTATTCTGCACAGGATGCTGCCTGGAAGCTATTGACCGAAATGCTAACTGTGCCCTCTAGTGGCTACCTGGTAGTATTGCGCGGGCACATTACTGTATAGTagaagctcagtgactttcaacgtggcacggtcattggatgccacctttccaacaagtcagtttgtcaaatgtatgccctgctagagctgccccggtcaaagtacagttattgtgaagtggaaatgtctaggagcaataaccactcagccgcgaagtggtggGCCTCACAAGCTCAAAGAACAGGACCGtcaagtgctgaagtgcgtaaatatcatctgtcctcggttgcaacactcactgtcAAGTTCCGAATTGCTTCTGGACActacttcagcacaataactgttcgtcgggagcttcatcaGATTGGttcccatggccgagcagccgcacacaagcctaaaataaTCATGCACAATGCCAAATGTCGGCAGGAGTGGCGTAAAACTTGTCACCACTAGAttctggagtagtggaaacgtgttctctggagagATGACTCAAGATCTACGATCTGGCATtctgacggacaaatctaggTTTGGCAGATGacagaacgctacctgcctgaatgcatagcgccaactgtaaagtctggtggacgaataatggtctggggctgtttttcatggttccggctaggctccttagttccagtgaagggaaatcttaaatcTACAGCGTACAATGATATTCCAGACGACTCTGTGCTACCAATTTTgcagcaacagtttggggaaggcccgttcctgtctcagcatgacaatgcccccatgcactaAGCGAGGTCCATAATACAgtaatggtttgttgagatcgatgtggaagaactcgactggcctgcacaaagtcCTGACCACAACACCATCTGAATCAATTGAAATGCCGACTGGGAGCcatgcctaatcgcccaacatcagtgccagactTACTattgctcgtggctgaatggatgtaagtccccgcagtaatgttcccacatctagtggaaagccttcccaaaagagtggaggctattatagtggaaagggggggggggggggaagagaaacCAACATATTAATACCACgattttggaatgggatgtttgacaagtagctgtccacatacttttggtcatgtagtatacATGGTGAATATCTATGGCGGGTATCGTTATTTACCAGATTGTGGAGCTCAGAGCAATCATGcatattttttagatttttttaagaGTTATGGCTATTATGAAAATAATAAAATCTCTCATTAGAAATAAACTATCAAGAATAACAAGTGAAGAAAATAGTTTAATAATGTATGTAAAAACCAAAACAgaaaaattacatttttattagAATATAAAAGTAAAAAACAGGAGTGTTAACAGTTTCCATTGCATAGTAAGATTCATTAGAACAATTTAAATGAGGCAGTTGGTTAATTCATCTAACCAGACAATAGACTAAATTTCCCTTACAGCTACAGCACTGACATGTAAAGAAATGAGTTTTATTGTCATGTTGGTCCATATTCATATTTACCAACTAATTGTGACTGGCCTGAACATTAGTGTTGAAAAGAAAACGTGAAAGACTGACATTAGGGTAGCAGAATgacagaagaaaatacaaagagaAGAGAAACAAATGACAGAAAATATGTACATAAGTTTGAACAAAGTTTCAAGCACAGACTAACAAAAGGTCAAGCCTCTTAGGTTAGAGGTCAAAGGTTGGACAACAAGGCTCAACCACATCTCCAGCTGACAGAAGCCTAGCTAAATGGAGTCACCTTCATTGCAATGTCATCTGTCTTTAGGGTCAAATGCCTTACAATGTGGGCAGACCTGTCAGTAACCTACAAATCAGCGAGACAAACCATAATCACAGGAAGTCCCAAGGCACATATTACAGTACCATTTCCTGTTGCTAGGCTAATGAATGTGGCATTTGAAACATTAAGCTGCACAACATAAAAATCCCCTGAGAGCATATGTATGTGGAGTGGGAGGCAAATGCGGCTTAGCGGCAGTCCTGTGCCCATTTTAAGTAGTGCACAAAATACTAGAGGATTGTGTCGGCTGCTATGTGGCAAACTGTAGTGTTTCTATTTAAACAAATCCATCCATACTGTATGAGAAGTTGCTCAGTGAGTTTTTGAAAGGGAGAAAGGTGGCGAAATCAGCCGGCTGAAAAATGATTAGGATACAGTGGTATAACATCAGAGGATTAAATAAATGATAATAGACTAAGCCGTTTGTACACAGATAGAGCCACTAgagatacaattttaaaaaatgtaaataaggtTGCAGTCTTTTTGATTAAAATCCCTTAAAGTAAAGCTGCTCGAATATTTTCAAGATATAAAAGAAAACAATGTAAATCTGTGAGGGTGAGATTAATACAAATTGAGGCATACTATAGCCCTGTCATCCCAACAAGCAAAATGAGGAACATCACTCAAGGCAAATAGTTGGGCAGCAAGGTTAGTGTTTGGCCCCATTGTCTCACGTCAGATACCACGACGGCAGTCTGCACTGAATTGAGGTTAAGGGACAAGCATCACATAAGAGTGACACGATCTGACGTAAGACAATGGCGTTGGGCCAGTATAACCGAAAGTTCGCCGGATCAAATCCCAAagcagacaaggtgaaaaatctgtataATGCCCTTGGGCAAGAACCTTAACCCCAATTGCTCCAGGTAGGCCATTATGTCTGCCCCTAGCTGGCTCTGACCCCaactctgagggtgtctcaggagTTGGGATatgtaaaaacacatttccaattcacacaagTTCATTATTATTAAATGAGCAACCCTCATCCTTAGTGACCACATTTTTGAATTTCCTGCTTGAATATCACTAAATTAACTGATTTGATTAATGTAGTTAAATATGAACTAAATCTGTCCATTGGTACATTTACAAAAAGTAGCCAaagtacacacacaaaaaaaattgcCTTTTGGGGTGGGAGATCTGGCAGTTTCCTCTAACCCCTCACTTCTTGAAGAACTTCTTATTGAGAAGGAAGATGAGCAGGTTGACGTTGACTTTGGCCTTGTCGAACATCTTCATCACCGCCACTCCCTCGTACTGGAGCTGCAGCaggtcctacacacacacacgaatagaCAGTTCTGAAATCCAAGATCTTTCAAAATAGCAACACTAAATAATTTACCATTGCATCACATACAATATAGAGCACTGATTTCAGTGAGACTGGGATATGCATCaatcacagaccataggtttgtATTGAAATGTCGGTTCTAGTtttttctactactactactactactactaccaccaccacctcccactCACCTGGTATTTGAGGGGGAACTTCTCCATGTCCACCCCCATAAAGCGAGCCTTTACCTGGAACGTGCCGCCCTCCTCACCGGGCACAATGTCAAAGATCACATTCTTAAACCTGAGGAGAGATaaatcaaatacatttattttcttgAGGCCCTAAGTAACCATACAGGGTGATTTggtagggtggtgtgtgtgtgcatgttcctGCTTGGGTGTGTGTATACTCACTGTGTGACTGGCAGGTCCTCAATCTCCAACAGGACTCCTTTCTCATGTAAACGGGCAGCAGTGTAGGTCAGAGTGGGCTGCTTGCTCTTCTTCCCTTTGCTCTCCGCTGACTTCTTTCCACTCACCTtactgagggaggggggggagagagagtgagcgctCAGCACGGTAGCAGTCTGCAgccattttactcctgaacttcaAACAGTGTGGTCACACTCCCACATGTGTTTATGTGTACCTGTGTTTGGCTGTGAGGTTATCCAGGCAGGTGGTGATGTACTGGCTGTAGAAGTCCACCTGTTCGCTGTGGAAGGAGCTCTTGCAGTGAAGGCTGCCCATGGTCTGTCTCAGCTTGACCAGCTCAGCCTGACGACGCTGCCGGTACAGACGCTGGTGGCGGATGTCCTGGGAAGGATGGTTTGGAAAGAGGGTTACATTTGGCAGGGCAAATCCAAATGGCGACCAATTGTGACGAGCTATACCATCTTGGTTTAGGTGTAGTTGATTTGGTATGATAACTTTACAACTAAATGTCATTGTGTGTGATGTGTAGTGTCTCTATCCACCTTGGCTATGAGCTGTAGTATCTGTGCCTCAGAGTCAGGTGGAGTCAGGACCCCCAGGCTCTCCAGCCTCCTCAGGCTACGCTGGATCTtccgcttcttctcctccagAGACAGGTTGCCGTCGGCAACGATCGACTGGTTCCTCTTCATCTTCTCGGGGGTGCGGGCGTCCCTCTGGGCGCGGCGATGCATCATCCACCCATGCTGCACctcctgagagaggagaggagtacacCAGCGGTTAGGGGGTTAACTACTACCAACTCCCTGCGGAGGGATGAGTGTGAGGAAGAGGGTGTGTGGGAGCCCAGTGAAGAGCTGTGGAATATACCTGATCCTGAGAGGAGGAAGCCCTGAGGACCTCACTCAGTGTATCTCCAGGCTGGGCTCGGATCACATCGATGATCAACTGTTTGGTACTGCAAAACAAGCACACTTCACATTAGACATGCCATTTTCATAGTGTGATAGTCGTACCACACTGAAATGTTAAATGGTTTAAGCCCCTACCTGAGGAGAATCCCCCTGGTGTCAGGGTGGTCGTCAGAGCCCCTGAACACATCAAACTTGCTGGTGAGGGTGAGGGACACCTCCATCTTACTGTACTGGGCCAGGGTCTGTTCTGTCTGGGGCTCTGCAGCGCTCACAGCCCCCTCACCAACCAGAGCGTGGATAGTGGGCACCTTCCCCAGGTCTCTCAGCAGATTCAGCAATGGGTCAGACTGGTCGGGACACAGGGAGTCCTGGTGCTCCAGCAGaagctacacacaaacacaccttacTTTAGTGCACAGGATCTACTCAAATGAAAAGGTTTGTACCCAACCAACATCCCTCAGAACCCATTAAACTAAAAGTTTGGATGAGTCTTTATCTTATGTGGCATCCAGACCTTGTGGGTGTTGAGGAGCTCACTGATGGAAATATAGATGACAGGCTTGTTGAGGATGACCATCTCGGAGTACTCATCAATGTTAAAACGCTCCTCGGGCTCCGGCACGTCACACGCAGCATGCAGGAACTTACTGCGGAAGACATATGAACAATGCTTAAGAACCACTTAGCATATTTTGCCTAATTATAGTAATAAAGCTCTCATCTGAAAAGGTGGTGGAGACTACACTAAAATGACAGGACAACTCACCGGAACTTGGAGTGCGTCAGGGTAATGTAGTCGTTGAGGGCACGCAGGTGAGGGCTGTCACCGTGGAAGTGTTTGTGTGCAGCAGCATGCTGCAGGATGCGTGCGATGGAACCCAGGATGCGGCGCTGCtcggggagcagggaggagccggCCGAGAACTCGACCACGTCAAAACCATCCGGCGCCACCACGGCGGGGTTCATGTAGCGGTAGTACACCAGGTTCCCCACAATctgaccacaacacaaccatcatGTTCCCCACAATCTGACCATAACGCCAGGATTCTAGAAAGCCGGACTAGTGACTTAGAGATCTGTCACACCAGAACTTTCCAGTTCCAGAAAGAGCTTGAAAGACAGCCTGATCAGAAACCATAGTAGCACCGAATTCTGAAGTAAAACTGCTACCTACTAGGTAAACTTGATCTTAGCGAATACGGGACTTCTCCACCAATAAGATTGTCCATGACTGACTTGTCCCTTAGAAAATCCACTTGACATCGGAGCTTGCGTTGTTGGCAGTGCTTTACAGTGCTTTATTTCCATAACAATATGGGCAATGCTGAACTATTTGGCAGGGCAACTGTGTGTAGAGCTATATGAGGTGCCTCACATTGATGTCTTTATTGCATTCCTTGGCTATCAAGTTTTCCATATAATCATAGAGGACTTCTACAGAACTGCAGGTAGAGTAAACTGAGGTCAGTTGACTGCCAGCGATGCTTTTCTAATCTCACATTAATAAACCTAGGCAACATGATAAAAATAGCCTAATTCATCCTTCAGATTTTCCAAAGTCATTGGTGCTATAGATGGACACATTCCCAATTCAAAGACCCTCTGGACCAAATGAAGGAGACGAAGTGAATAGAAAATATTTTCACTGCATAAACAGGTAGCTATTGAATATTGTAGCCAACACCTCTAGCAAACCAAATCATTTTCAGAAACAGTCATTCAATTCAATGATTGTCCTTACATCTTTGGTCAGATGATGTGACTACCATGGGGTtacaactaaacatagaacacaTTGTTGCCCGTGTGGTCATGAAAAGCACTAAGAATTCAATAAATTATTCATCCTACATAGGCCATGGAATGGGCCTAGCATTGCATTTGTGACATATGTAAGTTGTAGTAGTCTATTAGGCCATAGCCTTGACATTTAATATGTCACCAGCGTTGCAATAAAATGCTTATAAAGTAAAAACATTACTAGTCACCCATGTGTGTAAGCTAAGCATATTAAATATTGGAATCATGCCACTTCACACATTTACTCTGTCTGCAATTGTCTGCCAGGCTCTGGCCCTCTGGCTTTTGCAGCAGTGGATGTATTACTTTTTGGGGGTAAATACACCACATATACACAAAAGTACAGTACCAATGTATTAAAAttgagtacacagccatgcaatctccatagacaaacattggcaaacattagaatagccttactgaagagcctGACAACGCATGCCCTAATGCACAaggcaaggtccatacagaaatgatttgtcgagatcggtgtggaagaacttgactggcctgcacagagccccgacctcaaccccatcaaacacctccGGGATTAATTGGAatgtcgactgcgagccaggcctaatcgcccaacattatTGCCCGACctcctcactaatgcttgtggctgaatggaagcaagtcccagcagcaatgttccaacatctagtggaaagccttcccagaagagtagaggctgttatagcagcaaaacaGGGACCAACTCCCatgtttttggaatgagatgttcgacgagcaggtgtccacatacatttggtcatgtagtgcatgtgaaaatttgttgtgttacaattgttttagacttgttaaaTATTGGGTTCAGTCTTTTGACTCCATATCTATCGACATGAGGACCTTTTTGAATGTTGCGTACACGAGCCAGTTGTCAGATCAATCAATCAGCGCTTTGCTAAGCCTAATAACTTAAACGAGAAGCAACGGTTCTGGAACCAAGAAATCCTGAACTCCCTCATCTGGTTAAGACAAGCCGGATACGTTCGGGAAATCCTGAATTTGTTAAACCATCGTCGTGGAATACCCCTCTGGTTCCCCACAAtctaaccacaacacaaccaacagCACGTCATCACACATAGAAGGATCAGATCCTGTCTAGCTGATAACCGTATCTAAGTGATTTAATAATTGAGTCGGGTCAGTAGTGTACCTTGTAAAGCTCGTCCTCGCTGGCCTGAGGAAACTTCTCATGTAGAGAATCTCTCAGGACCTTGGCTGTGTAGCGCATCCCATATCTGTGGGAGGAAGGAGAACGCCTGAGTGTTTAACTCCCATCACAGAATATAAAGTACCAGAGAAAGAAATCAAACTAAATCAATAAGTAGCCAAATCTGGTGAGAGGAAGACGTGAGCTGCCAACAGCCGTTTGATTAAGTTCCTGGTGATTCAAATGAATTGCACTGAGAATGAAAAGGAAGCTCTGCAGAGTGCATATGAAGGGCCTCTTACGGTAATTTATGCAGGTTGCTGGTGATTGCGTTGAGCAGGCGGTCTGTGAGGTTCTTGAGGTTTACGATAGAGATGTCCAGGCGACGCTGCACTTCTGGGTGGGCCAGGGCCTGCTCTGCACTCACTTCATAGGGCAGGGagctggggagaggagacagagtatGTTGTGTCTGTATAGATGTACGTTTCTCAACAGACCTCTTGAAGCCAATCAGAGAGTGTCAGCGTACATATCGTTAAAATACTAGTCATGAGAAAATCAAGTCAGTACATTCAACTAAAGTAAGTAAATCAGTCTGCATAGTATAGGTATTTCTTGCTGTATGCCGACCTCGTGGCCAAGCTAAAACTGTCTAGTCACCTCTAGTAGATGGCTCTCTATAGGAGAACGAGTGTGTGTCGCTGTGATACTACATTTGCTCCTGGTTCAGTGCTGACCTCTTGTGGCCGGTCTGGGTCTCGGTCTGGTTGACCCAGCTCTTGTAGATCTCGCAGGGATCCGTGCGGATGCTGAGGGTGCGGTCCTGCAGCACCTCTCTAATAGCCGGCCCCAGGATCTCCTTCAACGCCGTCTGACCGCGGGCATGGCGGTAGAAACTCACCAACATCTTAATGACTGTGGGGTTTCCAGTCACCACCTCCTGGGGCTGGTCCACCTTCcacctgagagggagggagtgagtgagaaagagagaagttgAGTTCAGTGCAACTTGATCCCCTTAACagcctgtgtgagagagagaatagtgtgTGTACACTGACTTGATCTCGTGGCGCAGCGCGGTGGTGAAGAGCTGCAGCAGCAGGTAGGCCTCCCTGCAGTCGGAGCCGTAGTTGAACAGGGTGAAGATGACCGTCTCCATGAAGAGAGTCGTTTTATTCTGGGGCATCAGGAAGATCAGCTGGGCCAGGTACAGAGGCTGAGTCTGGAGAACACACACTTAAATTAAGCGAGCCACTGCAGAAAACTCAGGCCACATAAAATAGTCGACCCTGTATCGTTAATacccattaaaaaaaaatgtcacttCCATCAGCTCACCTGTAGCAGATAGAAGAGGTGCTGGTAAGCCTCCAGTTTCTCCCTCTTATCTTTGCTCAGGGCCTTGAGGCCCTTGCTCTTGTCCAGAGCCATCATGTCCGACAGCTGCTCCTTGTTCTTCTTGGTCAGCTTCTTGCAGTGGGAAACCACCTCCTGTAGTCATGTTAGTTAATCAAATAAATGGATGAGAAGTGTGATGGACGACGGACCCTTCTAAGCACCTtccaaataaaaaatgaatagaACTTCTGAAGCCGGTGTAGTAATAATGGAATGAAATAGGCTCCGACCTGCAGCGTGACACGGTTGCGGACCAGCAGTCCTATCTTGAGGTCCATTAGGTCCAGGTCAGTCTCCAGCTGGCGGTTGGAGCGAATGGTCCTCACCACCTCCTCCCTCATACGcagcagctccccctcctggcgGATGTCGTTGTCACCCATCTCCAGCAGGTGCGCAAACTTCCTcactactgacagaggaggggtaGTGGAGTGGACTGGAAGAGAGCAAGATCACAGTGTTAATACGGGGGATGCCAATGCAATTGAGACTGGTGTTATGCAAAAGACTTGGTATTTACATTGGACTAAAGTTATGatcattgtaaaaataaaaacaattgtagGAAACCAGGCAGACTTGTGAGTGGAGCTGTGGCCACCTACCTAGCATTCTGTATTCCTCACGGGCCTTGTTGGCTCGGAAGAATGCCTGGATCTTTATAATGGCGCCCACCTGTAGAAGAACAAAGGTCAGGCTACATTTCAAGGTATGTAGCCATTTTTTAGAGCTGAGGGTTTGTctacaggggtgatggttggttgCACTCACTTGACGTCTGAAGAAGCGCCGACGAGAAAGGTATTTCCTCCGAGCAATCCACATCTTCACACTGGCCTGGACCTAACACACACAGTAAGAACAACCAATGTCAACTTCAACACAGGGTTCGTCTTCTAATTTACAAAGAGATGATTTGGTCAACCTTACCCTGACCACAGCCCTCCAGTTCTGGTAGAGATACTGTAGCCTCTTTCTGTAGGCTCTCTGCTGTACGAACCTCCTCCAGTGGGactggaaacaaacacacacacactgagcaccTTTCAGTTTTGAAACATGTATTTGGATATGTAACGTTAGTCTGCATTGTAGTTCTATGGTAGCTGACCTGGATGGTAATGATGGCAGGTAGCTGGGTGTTGAGAAAGTGCAGACGGGCACCCAGCCTCTGTCTGAGGAGGAATCCCTGGGCCCTGGCCTGCAGCTGCACCACCAGGCCCTCACTGGCCTTCCAATGCACCTCCCGGCCGTGGGCAGCAGTTACACTGCTCAGCACCGcctgtagagggagacagaccACAGAGACAGTCAGCCATAATAACTGTTGGCTTATCTAATCAATACAAACTCTAGCTCTTCAGCCACACTTGTTTCTACTGAATTTACAGGTAATTTTGACCTGTATTTCTTCGTGGGCCAGGAACACTGTGCACTGGACAAAGCCCTGCGGTCTCTCCCAGGTGCCCTCCAGCTTGTGCAGGTGGAAGTAGTAGGGGCTGTCCTCAGTCTTGGTCTTCAGCCATGGGCTCCGGTTGTCTCCTAAGTCCAAGTACATAGAGATTATGGCTTGTCACTACCTAGAagcttaaaggtagactcagtgtTATGGCGCTGCCAGGAGCAGCACAGCAGATACTGAGATGAGCGCGATGCAACATAGTATCTGCGCATGAACACGGGTATGCTTCCCTCTGCTACAATGTGGCGGCTACGGGACCAAAACAGTGGAGACGTTTAGCCTCATTCTTCAACTCTGTTGTTGCTGAAattgacatttactttgtgcGTCGCTGAGTCTACAGTTAATCCTGACCAATTGTGAGCAGCTAATATGCTACTAAAGTGCATAGATCACCACCAGCATGAACGCAAGTGAATCACGGTAGTGGGTACGGACCTCCCACAGATTTGGCTCTGAGTAGGGCGGTGAGTTCAGCCTGGTACACTCCAGCACATTCTGCCACCACGCTCCGCAGCGCCACCTCTGGCAGACGCAGGACTCGCAGAGTCTGGGACGCCTTGCCCTCCTTCACCGCCTGGTTCACGGCCGCCAAGCCCAGGGACACTGGCCAGGGAAACACACACAGTTAAGATAACGGTATACATTTTGTGACAACATGAATTACAGTTGTTGTGAGGAAACCCATCAGCATAGAATTTCACCATTGCTTTAAAAAGACGATGTGGAGGGTATCATGCCAACTCACTCTTCAGGGCTCTTTGAGTGTCCTGATTGGCTCTTCTCACTCCTTCCTGAATGTCAGCCAACCACAACTCTGCTCCTGGGTCACGGTTCACCTGTGATAGGACAAGGCACAGCACTGAATAATGAACCACAAAATCTTGTTTAGATTCCCTGTTTTAAACTATTATTTCTTCCTGGCTGACATACCTCAGCCTTCTGCCTCCGGGCTCTGGTCAGTACGTCATGGTAGCGGCGGGCATTGAGTGTCGTCACCTCCTCAAGGCCACTAGAAGGCAACAGCAGTGCAGCCAGAGTCTTCTGAGGGTCGCCTCGGCACAGGGCCTGGTTAATCAGCCCGATGGTGAGGATCTCTGGGGACAAACAGGAAGCAGATCCAGTCAAATACAAGGTGTTTCCGTGGTTTTAGAATCAAATAGCATCCAACAAAATATTGCTGTCAATGGACCTAAACCCAGAGTGTTTCTGGGAGTTGGTGTCCAGTTCACCAAACGTACGGTCATGCTCTTCCTGTGCTGCTGCATTTACAGAGTTTAGTCCTCTCTGGAGATCGTTCCACGTCAGCAGAGCTCGCCCAGCCTTCCTCCTCTGATCACCCAGCTCCTCAAAGTACCTGAGGCAAATGACAAAGGAGTTCGTTAAAGTATACAGATCTGCAACCAGGCTACATGGGGACAACGGAGAATTGTCAGGAGAGTGGTACTGTAAACCCACCTCTGGACTAGGCTGTCGTCAATATCGGCCAGACCAGCTGCAGGGCTGATCAGCGTGGCACAAAAGGCTCCCACATCTTTGGCCTCCACCGCCTGGTTGATGAGAGCCACCGCCGAGAGCATCTCCACTGCTACGTACAGCTCCTCCTGCTGCAGGTCCCCCTGCAGGCACAGAGGACCACATTCACTACAGTTAGTTTACATACAACAAAGTTATTCAAGTTCAGTAACCTGGTCATTTCCCCCTATATTGTTTATATTACTAtagaaatatacatatatatatttttttgtatacaaAATGTTAATGGAACAGTCTTGTTTACAGCCAAGACAGAGTTGCAGAGAAAAGGAGTTGAGTGAGATGAGATGGAGGAGATTAGGTGGCCATGGTAGCTTTACGGGCCAGGTGGGGAACTGTAGCCTAACCTACCTGAGGACTTTGTCGCTGCAGTGGGGCCAGTTCACTCTGGTAGAGCGCTGAGGCAAAGGGGTAGACGTCTGGGAGGTGGGCATCAGGGTCCATGAGCGCACGAACAGTCTGCCTGGGCTCCCCAAGACGCAGAGCCTCATTGATGGACCTTACAGCTTTCTGCACTGAATAAACACCCACACTTTGTTTGGATGGATGGATCTACAACGGAACATTGTGACTGCAAAGGACCAGTCATTAATATACTTACGCACACATGCAGCAACTCAAGAGTCACTAGAATTGATATAGTGCATGCCCCTTGTTATAAGAACTGACTACGATACAGTATTTAGTTGAGTGTGTACTAACTTGTCTGGTTGCGCTGGGCCTCCTCgttagccacacacacaccctcctgcaGCTCATCTCGCTCAAGAGGGTCCACACAGCCCAGGTCCTGCCACATGTCAGTGAGCAAAGGTCaggggtctgtctgtgtgtgtgtgtgtgtgtgtgtgcggtgttaATGTGCAGTTTCTCACCAGGGCCTTCTGTTCACGGTCAGTGGCCAGTTGCTCCAGGTACCAGGGCCCGTGGTCTCTCTGGAGGCCCCTCAGGGCCAGACAGGGGACCTGGAGGGCTGCCAGGAGGGCCAGAGAGTCCCCACAATCCAGGGCCTCGTCCACCTGCTCTATGGCCGCACGCACTGCAAACAGTGACAAAAATATTTGATTTAGTTCCGATTTTTTCCCTTCATCTTCTTATTTATCTGTTTGATGGTTAAGTCCTACTCACCATTCACTTTGTCAATATTCTCTTGAATCTCACTTTGGGTCAGGTATTCCTCATAGATATCCTTCTCTTCTGAACCTTTACACTAGAAATTCAGTACACGATTACCACCCTGACACCAACAGAAACTCTGTACCAGGGATATGGCTATAAATGCATTTTTAAATTATCATATTAATTCAGTCAGTCACCTTGGTGTAGGCGAGAGCCGCCTTCTGTGCCCGTGCTTGGCGCAGCATCTCCTGGTAGACTGGCATCAGGTGCGCTTGCAGGTTGGTGAGCATGGCGCTGGGATTCCGCAGGGCCTGGGCAGTGACCTCCACAAGCCCACTCTCCACCGCCTCGTTGATAGCTATAACTGCAGCAtggactagagggagagagaagggagatggaGGCAACATTTTGATAAACTATTCAAGGACAGTGAATACATTGACTCTTAGATGACAGTCGATGACTAA harbors:
- the LOC139424735 gene encoding ras GTPase-activating-like protein IQGAP3 produces the protein MGDSGTQTRSGGYERLTAEEMDEQRVQNVAYQYLCRLEEAKRWMEACLHEELPAPTELEEGLRNGVLLAKLGHCFAPKIIPLKKIYDLDQERFKGMGLQFRHTDNINHWRSAMAEIGLPTMFHPETTDIYDKKNMPRTVYCIHALSLYLFRLGLAPQIHDLCGKVKFTEEEINNMKRELDKYGIQMPAFSKIGGILANEITVDEAAVHAAVIAINEAVESGLVEVTAQALRNPSAMLTNLQAHLMPVYQEMLRQARAQKAALAYTKCKGSEEKDIYEEYLTQSEIQENIDKVNVRAAIEQVDEALDCGDSLALLAALQVPCLALRGLQRDHGPWYLEQLATDREQKALDLGCVDPLERDELQEGVCVANEEAQRNQTMQKAVRSINEALRLGEPRQTVRALMDPDAHLPDVYPFASALYQSELAPLQRQSPQGDLQQEELYVAVEMLSAVALINQAVEAKDVGAFCATLISPAAGLADIDDSLVQRYFEELGDQRRKAGRALLTWNDLQRGLNSVNAAAQEEHDQILTIGLINQALCRGDPQKTLAALLLPSSGLEEVTTLNARRYHDVLTRARRQKAEVNRDPGAELWLADIQEGVRRANQDTQRALKMSLGLAAVNQAVKEGKASQTLRVLRLPEVALRSVVAECAGVYQAELTALLRAKSVGGDNRSPWLKTKTEDSPYYFHLHKLEGTWERPQGFVQCTVFLAHEEIQAVLSSVTAAHGREVHWKASEGLVVQLQARAQGFLLRQRLGARLHFLNTQLPAIITIQSHWRRFVQQRAYRKRLQYLYQNWRAVVRVQASVKMWIARRKYLSRRRFFRRQVGAIIKIQAFFRANKAREEYRMLVHSTTPPLSVVRKFAHLLEMGDNDIRQEGELLRMREEVVRTIRSNRQLETDLDLMDLKIGLLVRNRVTLQEVVSHCKKLTKKNKEQLSDMMALDKSKGLKALSKDKREKLEAYQHLFYLLQTQPLYLAQLIFLMPQNKTTLFMETVIFTLFNYGSDCREAYLLLQLFTTALRHEIKWKVDQPQEVVTGNPTVIKMLVSFYRHARGQTALKEILGPAIREVLQDRTLSIRTDPCEIYKSWVNQTETQTGHKSSLPYEVSAEQALAHPEVQRRLDISIVNLKNLTDRLLNAITSNLHKLPYGMRYTAKVLRDSLHEKFPQASEDELYKIVGNLVYYRYMNPAVVAPDGFDVVEFSAGSSLLPEQRRILGSIARILQHAAAHKHFHGDSPHLRALNDYITLTHSKFRKFLHAACDVPEPEERFNIDEYSEMVILNKPVIYISISELLNTHKLLLEHQDSLCPDQSDPLLNLLRDLGKVPTIHALVGEGAVSAAEPQTEQTLAQYSKMEVSLTLTSKFDVFRGSDDHPDTRGILLSTKQLIIDVIRAQPGDTLSEVLRASSSQDQEVQHGWMMHRRAQRDARTPEKMKRNQSIVADGNLSLEEKKRKIQRSLRRLESLGVLTPPDSEAQILQLIAKDIRHQRLYRQRRQAELVKLRQTMGSLHCKSSFHSEQVDFYSQYITTCLDNLTAKHSKVSGKKSAESKGKKSKQPTLTYTAARLHEKGVLLEIEDLPVTQFKNVIFDIVPGEEGGTFQVKARFMGVDMEKFPLKYQDLLQLQYEGVAVMKMFDKAKVNVNLLIFLLNKKFFKK